CGGCTGGACGCCGCTACCGCGAGACCCATGCGGAGCACATTCGCGCCTACCGGGAAACGCATCGAGCCGAAGCGTCCGCCTCCGGGCGGCGACACAACCTGAAGCGTTTTGGCCTGACGGTCGAAGATTATGACCGGATCCACGCCGCCCAGGCGGGACTCTGCGCATGCTGCGGGAAGCCGGAGACCTCGGTGGTCAAGGGTACGCGATCCCGGCTGCGTGTTGACCACAATCACGCTACCGGGGCGGTTCGTGAACTGCTCTGCAACGACTGCAATCTACGAATCGGGCGACTGCTCGAAGACAAGGAATGGACCATGCATGCGCTAGACTATCTGGCCAGGCACGGGGTCACCCTGAAGAAC
The window above is part of the Armatimonadia bacterium genome. Proteins encoded here:
- a CDS encoding endonuclease VII domain-containing protein, with the translated sequence MISRTPAKTDEERRERKAAAGRRYRETHAEHIRAYRETHRAEASASGRRHNLKRFGLTVEDYDRIHAAQAGLCACCGKPETSVVKGTRSRLRVDHNHATGAVRELLCNDCNLRIGRLLEDKEWTMHALDYLARHGVTLKNDEAPKGIEGHKGDEEQK